In the Elusimicrobiota bacterium genome, TTCTGGGTCACGCCGTTCGTCCACCCAATAGTTTATTTTAAGTCCCGCGTATTTCGCGGTCCCACTCATGAACTGCCACATGCCCACCGCCCCCGCCCGGGAAACAGCGAAAGGGAGGTATTCGCTTTCCACAACAGGAAGATAGATCAACGATCGGGGCATTTTTTCTTCCGTGATGGCCTGCGAAATAAAATCATGGTAAAGTCCCATCCGATCGAAAGCCGCCTGGGTCCGATCACGCAAGCGACCGGTGTAAAGCGCCACATACTTCTCCACCAAGGGATCTTCAGGGTCGATGGTCATGGCGTAGGTTCGCGTGGACACGATCGGAGACAATTCGACAGAAGAATCCGCTTCGGAAACCATCGATTGAACCTCCTCCCCATCGGAGAGGAAATCCCCAGAGGGGAGAAGGGAATCTCCCCCAGCGGGAAACAACAGACTGGCAATTTCAGGACGAAGAGAAACGAGCGTCTCATCGTCTACGCCACCCGAAATAAGTTTCAACACCTTGCCATATTTTTTACGGGCCAAGCGGGTCTTCCCGGCCGATTCGGCCTCAATCCCTTCTTCGAACAACCGCTCCGCCCGAACACGCCACACCGGTTTCTCCCCCGTGGTGGCCGGTCCAGGAGATACACCGACGTCTCCCTCACCGGATTCCGCAGAGAGGGACACCATCGGGGCGGAAAGCCCCTCGGCCGGATCTTGGGCACGAAGGGAAAACCCATTTCCCCAAGAAATCATTGAGACCAGAACGCCTCCCAAGAGGAGAGACCCTGTTTTGTATTTTTCCATTATTGAGGGACCCGCCGAATGTCCGCGCCTAAGGCGCGAAGTTTACATTCAAGTTTTTCGTATCCCCGATCCAAATGATACACCCGGAGAATCTTGGTCGTTCCTCGGGCCACCAGACCCGCCAAAACCAACGCCGCACCCGCCCGCAAATCCGACACCATCAAGGGACACCCGGAAAGGCGGGCCACGCCTTCCACCTGAGCGCGGTGGCCCCGGGTTTCGATTCGCGCGCTCATTCGCAAGAGTTCCTGCGCGTGAAGAAACCGGTTTTCAAAAATGTCTTCTTCAATCACGCTTCGCCCGGCCGTCACGGCCATGAGCGCCATCCATTGGGCCTGCATGTCGGTCGGGAACCCGGGGTAAACCCGGGTTTTAACCGAAACAGGTTTGAGCGGTCGCACCCAAACCGCCTCCACCGTTCCATCCCCCACGGTCAAACGGAGGCCCGTCCGGCGTAGGGCGTCCAGCACCGTCTTCAAATGGGCCGGCTCCACCTCCGTCAAGAGAATCTTCCCCCGCGTCATGGCGGCGGCCACAAGAAAAGTCCCCGCCTCGATCCGATCGGGAATCACCCGGTGGTGCGCCCCGTGAAGAACACGCACCCCCTCCACCACCACGCGGTTCGATCCCGCTCCTGTTATCTTCGCTCCCATGGAGGACAAGAGGTTCGCGAGGTCCACAATCTCGGGTTCACGCGCGGCGTTTTCAATCACCGTTCGCCCCGTGGCGAGGGACGCCGCCATGAGAACGTTCTCGGTGGCCCCCACACTGGCCATGGGAAATTTGATCCGTCCCCCTTTTAAGCGGCCCACCGCGGAAATGTATCCTTCGTGAACCGAAATACGAGCGCCCATTCGTTCAAAAGCTTTGAGATGAAAATTAATCGGACGGGCCCCAATGGCGCAACCGCCAGGAAGAGAGACATCGGCTTTCCCCAACCGAGCCAACAGAGGCCCCATCACCACGGCGCTGGCCCTCATCCGCCGGACCAAATCGTAAGGCGCTTGGGCACGAAGCGCGCCACGCTTGTGAACCGTCACCCGCCCGGATCGAAAGACCACTTTTTTCCCCAACCGTTCCAACAATCGCACCGCGGTCTGAATATCCTGGAGATCGGGCACGTTGTCCAACACACATTCTTCGTCCGTCAAAAGGGTTGCGAATAAACAGGGAAGGGCCGCGTTTTTTGACCCCGAGATACGGACGCTCCCGGCGAGCCGCCGCCCCCCTTTGATGACAAAGGCATCCAATCGAATCATCGCTCGCCCCTCACAAAACGGTCTTTCCCGGCAAAATCTTGAAAGATGGCCACATTTGAAAAACCTGTCCCGCTCAGAAGGCGGGCCACCACAGCCGCTTGGCCGATGCCCACTTCCAGATAAAGACGCCCCCCAGGCCGTAACGCCCGAACCGATTGTGGAACCAACCGCCGAATTAATGTCAAACCGTCGGGGCCTCCGTCCAAGGCCAACCGAGGTTCTTTTCGAACTTCAGGAGATAAATCCTCCAAATCCGGCGTCGGGATATAGGGCAAATTGGCAACGATCCGGTCCACGGGTGTATCAGCGATGCCCTCCAAGAGATCGGATCGTCGGAATTCAATCTTCGCTTCCAACCCATACCGACGGGCGTTCCAACGCGCCACCGCTAACGCCGCCGGGGAAAGATCGAGGGCGGTCACACGAACCTCGGGCCAATACCGGGCCATGGCCAAAGCCAACCCGCCGGAACCGGTTCCCACATCGACAACGGAACGGGGAGCCTCCCCGGTTTCCCGGACAAGGTCAAAAAGCTCCTCCGTTTCCGGCCGAGGAATCAACACATCCCTTGTGAGCGTTAACGTAAAATCAAGGAAATCCCACTCCCCCAAGAGATAGGCAAGAGGGAAACCCGAACACCGGCGGAGGAGAAGGGAACTCAATAAGAGTTGAGCCGAGGGTTCCCACCTCCGGTCTCTTTCCCACTCAATGCTTTTTGGGGAAAGACCCAAGGCACGGGCCACCATTTCTTTTCCTTCCATCGCGGCGTTGGAAACCCCCGCTTGTTCCAGCGTTTCTTGGGCGACCGCCAAAGCCTCGGCCACACCAACAGGGAGAGTCCGAGTCCCCGTGATCACGCCTGGGCCTGGGCGAGCCGATCCGATTTTTCAGCGGCCGCGAGAGCCGCGTGAATCGCGTTCATGTTCCCTTCCAAAATCCCGGGCAAGTTGTGAAAGTTTTGGTTGATTCGATGATCCGTCACACGGTCTTGGGGAAAATTGTACGTGCGGATTTTCTCGGTACGTTCCCCGGTCCCCACTTGACTCCGACGAAGATCCCGACGTTCGTTGTCCAATCGATCTTGAGCCGCTTGTTGAATTTTAGCCCGCAACATGGAAAACGCCCGGGCCCGGTTTTTGACTTGGCTCCGCTCTTCTTGGCACGCCACCACGATCCCGGTCGGAAGATGAGTCAATCGAATCGCCGATTCGGTTTTGTTCACGTGCTGGCCCCCGGCGCCGGACGCCCGGTACGTGTCAATGCGAAGGTCCGCGGGATTGATGGACACTTCCACTTCGTCGGCTTCCGGCAAAACCGCCACAGTGGCCGTTGAGGTGTGGATGCGGCCGGAAGCTTCCGTCGCCGGAACCCGCTGGACACGGTGCACCCCGCTCTCATGTTTAAAACGAAAGTAAGCGCCCAAGCCCTTCACGCTGAAAACAATTTCCTTAAACCCGCCCAAACCCGAGGGAGATGAGGTGTAGGGTTCCACCGTAAACCCGAGTTCAACACCGTAACGGGAGTACATTCGGAACAAATCCCCGGCAAAAAGAGCCGCCTCATCCCCACCTGTCCCTGCCCGAATTTCGATGATCACGTCCCGGTCGTCTCGCGGATCCTTGGGGATTAAAAACTCCTCCAGTTCCTGGGACAAACCATCCGACTGTTCCCGAAGAACTCGAACTTCTTCCTCCGCCAGGGCACGAAGATCTGGTTCTGATGAAACCAAGAGCCCTTCCGCTTGGAGAAGTTCGGCACGGGTTTGCCGAAGTTTTTGAACTTTGAGAACCGCGGGAGCCAACCGCTTGTATTCCCGCGCAAGCTCATGAAACTCCGACGTCCCTTGAAGAGACGGGTCCGCCAACCGATTCTGAACGAATTGGTGACGTGTTTCGATTTCTTCGAATTTAGGATTCATGGGAGCCTATAAAACGAACGCCCCCGTTGCCGGGGGCGTTCGAGAGGAAAGCGAAGCGCTAAGCTTTCGCGGGCGCTTTTTCAGTTTTGGCACCTCGGGCGGGTTTGTCCGTTTTGAGTTTGGTGCCAGGCTTAGGAGTGCTGGTCAACACCTTCGCGGCTTTTTTGGCCGCGGACTTGACCGGGGGTGCCGCTTTTCGAATAACGGGTTTGCGGGCTACCGTTTTTCCACCGGTCTCCGCAAAACGTTTTTCAAATCGTTCCACACGACCCGCGGTGTCCATCAGTTTTTGACGACCCGTGTAAAAGGGGTGACAATTTGAACAAATTTCCAGGCGGATTTCTTTCGCCGTTGATCCCGTCACCCAGGTGCTCCCGCAGGCGCAGGTCACTGGAACCTGTTGATACGTGGGGTGTATGCCTTCTTTCATATGAACCTCGCTTGAGCAATAAAAAACCGGATTGGGCGAGACGCCCATCCGGGGCCTCAGATTTTGATGACCATTCTACCTTAAAATAAGAACTTTTTG is a window encoding:
- a CDS encoding transglycosylase SLT domain-containing protein, which encodes MEKYKTGSLLLGGVLVSMISWGNGFSLRAQDPAEGLSAPMVSLSAESGEGDVGVSPGPATTGEKPVWRVRAERLFEEGIEAESAGKTRLARKKYGKVLKLISGGVDDETLVSLRPEIASLLFPAGGDSLLPSGDFLSDGEEVQSMVSEADSSVELSPIVSTRTYAMTIDPEDPLVEKYVALYTGRLRDRTQAAFDRMGLYHDFISQAITEEKMPRSLIYLPVVESEYLPFAVSRAGAVGMWQFMSGTAKYAGLKINYWVDERRDPEKSTRAALRTLKSLYDWFDDWHLALAAYNRGMYGIQRDLEFTRSTDFSLLSKRQGIPRETEQYVPKLMALVLIGDNAEKYGLRPPRPTRLPPPDVVLLERPLDLKVAAACAGVSESVIRELNPSVRLWVTPNNEPNFKLRIPAGTEKKFRAALAQVKDWTPSPGFVRYKVQRGDFLGRIAKRYRTTASAIQRENKIPNPNRLRPGQTLVIRPGRGFKGE
- the murA gene encoding UDP-N-acetylglucosamine 1-carboxyvinyltransferase, translated to MDAFVIKGGRRLAGSVRISGSKNAALPCLFATLLTDEECVLDNVPDLQDIQTAVRLLERLGKKVVFRSGRVTVHKRGALRAQAPYDLVRRMRASAVVMGPLLARLGKADVSLPGGCAIGARPINFHLKAFERMGARISVHEGYISAVGRLKGGRIKFPMASVGATENVLMAASLATGRTVIENAAREPEIVDLANLLSSMGAKITGAGSNRVVVEGVRVLHGAHHRVIPDRIEAGTFLVAAAMTRGKILLTEVEPAHLKTVLDALRRTGLRLTVGDGTVEAVWVRPLKPVSVKTRVYPGFPTDMQAQWMALMAVTAGRSVIEEDIFENRFLHAQELLRMSARIETRGHRAQVEGVARLSGCPLMVSDLRAGAALVLAGLVARGTTKILRVYHLDRGYEKLECKLRALGADIRRVPQ
- the prmC gene encoding peptide chain release factor N(5)-glutamine methyltransferase, which translates into the protein MITGTRTLPVGVAEALAVAQETLEQAGVSNAAMEGKEMVARALGLSPKSIEWERDRRWEPSAQLLLSSLLLRRCSGFPLAYLLGEWDFLDFTLTLTRDVLIPRPETEELFDLVRETGEAPRSVVDVGTGSGGLALAMARYWPEVRVTALDLSPAALAVARWNARRYGLEAKIEFRRSDLLEGIADTPVDRIVANLPYIPTPDLEDLSPEVRKEPRLALDGGPDGLTLIRRLVPQSVRALRPGGRLYLEVGIGQAAVVARLLSGTGFSNVAIFQDFAGKDRFVRGER
- the prfA gene encoding peptide chain release factor 1, whose product is MNPKFEEIETRHQFVQNRLADPSLQGTSEFHELAREYKRLAPAVLKVQKLRQTRAELLQAEGLLVSSEPDLRALAEEEVRVLREQSDGLSQELEEFLIPKDPRDDRDVIIEIRAGTGGDEAALFAGDLFRMYSRYGVELGFTVEPYTSSPSGLGGFKEIVFSVKGLGAYFRFKHESGVHRVQRVPATEASGRIHTSTATVAVLPEADEVEVSINPADLRIDTYRASGAGGQHVNKTESAIRLTHLPTGIVVACQEERSQVKNRARAFSMLRAKIQQAAQDRLDNERRDLRRSQVGTGERTEKIRTYNFPQDRVTDHRINQNFHNLPGILEGNMNAIHAALAAAEKSDRLAQAQA
- the rpmE gene encoding 50S ribosomal protein L31 is translated as MKEGIHPTYQQVPVTCACGSTWVTGSTAKEIRLEICSNCHPFYTGRQKLMDTAGRVERFEKRFAETGGKTVARKPVIRKAAPPVKSAAKKAAKVLTSTPKPGTKLKTDKPARGAKTEKAPAKA